In Plasmodium brasilianum strain Bolivian I chromosome 12, whole genome shotgun sequence, the genomic window taaaaaaaaaaaaagaaaagtaggAAGTAAAAAGACTTTAGAggtacgaaaaaaaaaataataataacaaatcgTTTTATAGCATTTAACaggaattaataaaattaataattagaaatggtgaaacaaaattaataaatacttCATATGTCATTTCTTCCTTgttattaaagaaaattacGTATATGTGcgaatcataaaaaaaaatgggctTACTActttgtttataaaaatgttcttcaaaattataaaaagagatccaaaaattttttatagaaataatttattatagtaACTAGGATtttaatttaacttttttatcgtgcctaaatataatacaaaagatttaatttttgaaatatttaattttcaaaGATGGGTACTAACACATAAATGTAGCATATAcctatattcatttattcattcataaaAGTGTACACATAAAGACCCCAATACATGTAAACGTATAATGCTTAGTCAAGTACTTTCcttttgcattttatttgaatataatacCGTTACGTAGTATGGTATACTCCTCTTTATTTGGTAAAATTTCTTTCCGTTTTCCAtcgcaaaataaaatttgcatATGACCATCGCTGTATTTACAATCTATTTGCCCACTAGGGAAtcttaagaaaaaaaaaaaaaaaaaaaaaaggaaagaaagaaagaaagcaGGGTAAGAAGTAATTAGGTAATGAAGGtaagaaggaaaaaagtataaaggTGTACAGATATAAAAGGAgtaaaatcaaaaataaaatgggaTAAAAAATTGGAGAAAGCGAATTATAGCAAATGGAAACGcaattaataaaatggaCTAAATTCACGTCATTCATTTCTGTTATCCCTTTACTTATTTAGTTGGCATTTATTAGGAATGTTAACTTGATATATGCCTTTATTAACAAAGCGAAAAAGCTAAAAAGgcaatttttataaacagaattataaaattttaaatatgtacatatgaagAAACCTAAATATGCAAAAGTAGGATGGACATGTTGATAAAATGAATCCTGAGGATACCATGTGCCATAAAAATGTGTCTATTATTTGTATGAACAgacgtacacatatatatggacATATACACCTATTCATGTGCGTATGCTCATGTAAAATGCAGGAAGGTTATACCGTGTACGAGTTTGGTAGCTTGGCCTTATAATCCTTACTTGGGTAAAGATAAATAGTTAAATTACTCGGATCGATGATTTTCttgtttctatttttttcaattatttttagaCCATCATCGAATAATGTTTCCACCTTTCCATCAATAAATGCCtgtctatattttatttttttcgacGAGGAGAAAATGGATTCAATCACATTTTcacaaatattaaataattcatcaaaattaaaattcatTATGAAACTCCAGTTCTTTCCAAAAGGGTTTAAACAGTTATTACTACTGTCCTtgctattactgttattattaccatttttattactattattattgttattgtatATTCCGTTCTTCTTCGATACATTCCCGCGCTCTAAGGTGTTCCTTATAGTACTACTGGCGTcgttattttgatttttgcTGTTATAGACATGATTAAAAGCATCAGGCGGGTAATTATCTTCACCTCCCTGATGCTTCGACAACATATCATACGTTAAATTACTATTGAGACAATTTCGATTTGTATTTATCCTCATTTCTCTTCcaatttttgatatatttataggaTATTCATCATGAGTATTTTTTCCCACCTCTTTTGATGTATTGATTACATTACAATTACTagttttttgattttttttatactttaaaaGGGTACTAGCTatgttatcatttttattccttGAAATGCTCTCTCTTTTAGGATCATTCAAATAATGGTTACCCTTGACGTCTCCATCTTTTGTACTCGAATTGCCAGAggaaatattcttatttaaattatcaaaCATTTGATTAGAGTtctttgctttttttattttttctttttcttttcttgaGGTAGTTGTGTAGTTATTTAAATAGGACGTCTTCTTACCATATTCATTTTGGTTGGACTGTTCTTCGTGATCGTTATATGTAATGCGAATTTGTTTagaatatttatcatttgcTTTCTTAATGTTTTCAAAGAAAAATTCTTTAGAATTTTTAACATGTTCACTAGCAGTAAGGCTGCTGTTCTCTTCTTCATTCTTCAACTTGTCACTACTTAatctgttattattatttttctgaattatggatttcattttgttcaaatttttattaatataagcTTCATCTTTCAGAGCGGAACTGGAACTTTTGGTGTCTTCCTTATGAACAGCAAACAGTTTATCAAGTGTTactttgtttctttttttttcattttttttaaaattatcattagaaatatttatgcCCGAATCATCCTTTTGTAattcatttttgtaatatttattattatcactatTAGAACTTTCATAAATGATATCTAAttcattttgcattttcttattcttatcatatattattttctttatttcattaGAGCTTTCTGAGTCACTTGAATGTTTATACTGTTCTATTTTATCTGTATATTGCAatgacttttttttatttttttcacctAATCTAACATTCGTCTTATGCTTCTGTAGTTGATTATTATTTGGAGTGCACAGGGTATCCATAGTGTCCTTATCCTCCATTAACTGGATATCACTTGGTGCGTTATAATGATATTCTTCACTGTCTGAATGCccaaaatgtttatttagttttttcTCATTAACGACAGTTGTTGCTAGCTTCATTATAGTTTTTTGCTGATAACTCTCTAATTTGTTTCTGTACTCATCTGATATTTTTAACTCTGTCCtaagtttttcattttctttttttaagttttccactttttttttgagattATCTACAAGTACTTTATGATGTTTTTTTTCCGTTTCCAATTTCTCTTctaattctttaattttatttttaaacattgCTATTTCGTTtgttaattttcttttgttcattataatatttctttgtttATCCACTTCATtttctattctttttttttctttattccatttttttttttcttcttcaatAGTCTTCAtcatcttatttttttcctcttccattttgtttttcatttcttctcGTTCAAGCTCCATTTCAGCACTTTTTGCAATTAATTCatattctaattttttaactttaccCTGTTCTTTTTCTAGCTTATTTATTTGATTGCGTAGTTCATCTCCAAGTTCTTTTAGCTTATCACTATCCTTGCATTCTTCCGTTTTCTTGTAGTTTAGATCACGCTTTCCTGTTCCAGTTTTTTCTGAGTTATTGTTTCTATTGGGTCCCTTTTGGGTAACAGCTTTTACGAGAGCACCTTTTTCGCTGACACTCTTTCCACTGAGACCCTTTTCAGTAGCTCTATTTTCAGAATTGATCTTCGATTTTTTAAGCCTTTCCCTTAAAATAGTCACTATACCCtttgtttttaaatcatcttttatcatatttgtattatcaATATCATCCCAAGATTCTTCGTCATTTAGATCAACAATTATATCTGTGCTATCATTGCTATTGCATACGGCACCTACATTTTCGTTATCCCTTCCCCTTTTTAATGAACTGGAATCATCTTGCTTGATGCTCCTTACAAAAAcgttctttttattttctttattttcagaATATGCACATTTACTGTTCTTGTAAGGACTTAAATTCTTCACCATTTTGTTGTTACTACTTGAAGTATTTCTACGTTTGACCCTAGTTGTAGTGACATCATCTTGGGTACTCAAAATTGGTTCATCtgtaatacataaattttcttttgcttgtttttttttaaatttaaaattcttatatttttgttcaaAAAATGTGTTACTACTTTTTTTACTCGTATTCTTTTCATGATTGTCCGTAGTACTATTATCACTAACCTTGCTAGTACTATTATCACTAACCTTGCtagtactattattactaaccTTGCTAGTACTATTATCACTAACCTTGCTAATACTGTTATTGATATTGCTGCTTTCATGCACAGAATTTTTACCCAAGCCATTATTTTTGATACCTTCCAAAGAAATAATGTTCGTATTTTCACTCATGttcttatttcttttattatgatTAGAAACATTACTGTATAAACTGTTATCAGAATGAGAGTCATAAGCTTCTTTGTTACGAACAATAGTATCAGTATTATTTAGAAAACTATTCGTCGTTTTATCAAGACAatcaatattattaatatttcggCTTATGTTATTGTTGACAAAATCTTTGTTATTTCTactattatatgtataatgaCTATCAACACAGCTACCATTATTTAAACTATCATAAGAACCACCATTATGAACatagttattattattcacaCTGCTATAAGCATTATTATCAACGAAATTAGCATTATTCATGCTACTATACCCACTATTAAAAAGGTAGGATGCACTATTAATTATACCATTACGAACGTGTGTGTTGTCTATATCCGGAATAGTATGCTCATTAAGAAAAGTATTATTACCACAACTAGTGGATTGCTCATGATGTTTACAACtatctgtatatatacttttatcttttttcataaattttctaTTACTCTTAATATTTACATGATCATCATGAATATTAATATcctcttttaaattatcacTGAAGATGCTTACTATGTCTCCATCATGAACATCATCAATATGATCATCATCAACATGATCGTCACAAACCCGTTCATTATCAACATGTTTATCATAAACATTATCAAGCTCATCATGGAGGTTTATGTTCTTATCCTctaaattattgttttttttttttaaatagttcAAAATGTCGTCGTCCTCTTCATCTGCGTTAATATCcaaattttcctttaaaaaattagaaaaagagCTACTAGGTTTCAAGTAATATTCCTTATCCTCAATgtctttattatatttgttcttACTAATACTGAGACTACTTCCTTTATACCTGCTATGAGCATTATCAGTTTGCTCATTATTGATGTACTCCTTATGGGCATGCACCTTATCGTCTTGTTTTTTATCGTCTTGTTTTTTatcgttttgttttttatcgTTTTGTGTTTTatcgttttgttttttatcgttttgttttttatcgttttgttttttatcgTTTTGTGTTTTATCGTCTTTCTCTTTATCGTCATGTTCTTGATCATTATGCTCAATATTTCCATACTCATTATTGCTAAACCGTTTATCAAAGTTATCATTATCATAGATATCATTCCCATAGCTGTACTTCTCATTATC contains:
- a CDS encoding spindle assembly abnormal protein 4 — encoded protein: MKKSNDVFDDYYDVYEENWTHDTFGELEYTQSLEKNIRKKLNKEDSKQNLFFCTHDKTKINNSNEVKLNKSDIVEKTNEVNKKFIDNEKINASFKFNSKIESDKENVDKNKLENNLHRKSDKIYREKMDNQISNELDKEKRIDQELYLFKDIYEELEKSKNDSKENYSYDEGSSKRNNHHFLENLEFISSNNESDSAEVHSSNLFNIDDSAMSIWDGLNDNDNEKYSYGNDIYDNDNFDKRFSNNEYGNIEHNDQEHDDKEKDDKTQNDKKQNDKKQNDKKQNDKTQNDKKQNDKKQDDKKQDDKVHAHKEYINNEQTDNAHSRYKGSSLSISKNKYNKDIEDKEYYLKPSSSFSNFLKENLDINADEEDDDILNYLKKKNNNLEDKNINLHDELDNVYDKHVDNERVCDDHVDDDHIDDVHDGDIVSIFSDNLKEDINIHDDHVNIKSNRKFMKKDKSIYTDSCKHHEQSTSCGNNTFLNEHTIPDIDNTHVRNGIINSASYLFNSGYSSMNNANFVDNNAYSSVNNNNYVHNGGSYDSLNNGSCVDSHYTYNSRNNKDFVNNNISRNINNIDCLDKTTNSFLNNTDTIVRNKEAYDSHSDNSLYSNVSNHNKRNKNMSENTNIISLEGIKNNGLGKNSVHESSNINNSISKVSDNSTSKVSNNSTSKVSDNSTSKVSDNSTTDNHEKNTSKKSSNTFFEQKYKNFKFKKKQAKENLCITDEPILSTQDDVTTTRVKRRNTSSSNNKMVKNLSPYKNSKCAYSENKENKKNVFVRSIKQDDSSSLKRGRDNENVGAVCNSNDSTDIIVDLNDEESWDDIDNTNMIKDDLKTKGIVTILRERLKKSKINSENRATEKGLSGKSVSEKGALVKAVTQKGPNRNNNSEKTGTGKRDLNYKKTEECKDSDKLKELGDELRNQINKLEKEQGKVKKLEYELIAKSAEMELEREEMKNKMEEEKNKMMKTIEEEKKKWNKEKKRIENEVDKQRNIIMNKRKLTNEIAMFKNKIKELEEKLETEKKHHKVLVDNLKKKVENLKKENEKLRTELKISDEYRNKLESYQQKTIMKLATTVVNEKKLNKHFGHSDSEEYHYNAPSDIQLMEDKDTMDTLCTPNNNQLQKHKTNVRLGEKNKKKSLQYTDKIEQYKHSSDSESSNEIKKIIYDKNKKMQNELDIIYESSNSDNNKYYKNELQKDDSGINISNDNFKKNEKKRNKVTLDKLFAVHKEDTKSSSSALKDEAYINKNLNKMKSIIQKNNNNRLSSDKLKNEEENSSLTASEHVKNSKEFFFENIKKANDKYSKQIRITYNDHEEQSNQNEYGKKTSYLNNYTTTSRKEKEKIKKAKNSNQMFDNLNKNISSGNSSTKDGDVKGNHYLNDPKRESISRNKNDNIASTLLKYKKNQKTSNCNVINTSKEVGKNTHDEYPINISKIGREMRINTNRNCLNSNLTYDMLSKHQGGEDNYPPDAFNHVYNSKNQNNDASSTIRNTLERGNVSKKNGIYNNNNNSNKNGNNNSNSKDSSNNCLNPFGKNWSFIMNFNFDELFNICENVIESIFSSSKKIKYRQAFIDGKVETLFDDGLKIIEKNRNKKIIDPSNLTIYLYPSKDYKAKLPNSYTLFRFVNKGIYQVNIPNKCQLNKFPSGQIDCKYSDGHMQILFCDGKRKEILPNKEEYTILRNGIIFK